Proteins co-encoded in one Candidatus Zixiibacteriota bacterium genomic window:
- a CDS encoding F0F1 ATP synthase subunit delta, with the protein MLSAEVANRYAAGLFQLAKEKNIVDQIAEEIKAIGQVCRTDRAFLNFLAAPQIREQEKEEVLHSVFKGRVSPPVMTFLDLIIGKRRSAHLVEIAEKFNDLVLESRGFVKTRVVTAVPLGDKEAEALKQKLEKKTGKKILMTKKVDPAILGGVIVYLGDQVIDKSIKYQLALLRERLYDLKVN; encoded by the coding sequence GTGCTTTCAGCGGAAGTAGCTAATCGTTATGCCGCCGGCTTATTTCAGCTGGCGAAAGAAAAAAATATTGTTGACCAGATCGCCGAGGAGATCAAAGCGATCGGTCAGGTCTGTCGCACGGACCGGGCGTTTCTGAACTTTCTGGCCGCCCCGCAGATCCGCGAACAGGAAAAAGAAGAGGTGCTTCACTCAGTCTTCAAGGGACGGGTGTCTCCTCCTGTGATGACCTTTCTGGATCTGATTATCGGCAAACGCCGTAGCGCGCACCTGGTGGAAATCGCGGAAAAATTCAATGACCTGGTGCTCGAAAGCCGGGGATTCGTCAAGACCAGAGTGGTTACGGCGGTGCCCCTGGGCGACAAGGAAGCCGAAGCGCTCAAGCAGAAACTCGAGAAGAAAACCGGCAAGAAGATCCTGATGACCAAGAAGGTCGATCCCGCCATTCTGGGGGGAGTGATCGTATACCTGGGTGATCAGGTTATCGATAAGTCGATTAAATATCAGCTCGCTCTCCTGCGTGAGAGGCTTTACGATCTCAAGGTCAATTGA
- the atpF gene encoding F0F1 ATP synthase subunit B, with amino-acid sequence MEDIGKWQMLLTHAVGFLIALWILKRFAWGPITKILEERREKIKSDFDEAADNRKKSEQLLADYEAKLKEIDAEARAKIQEAVKEGQKVASEIQEDAQRKAKEQIERAKSELARDVEKARAQLKEDMIGMTLTAAEKLIAEKLDEQKHRQLISNFIDEVEKV; translated from the coding sequence GTGGAGGATATCGGAAAATGGCAAATGTTGCTCACGCACGCTGTCGGCTTTCTGATCGCGCTGTGGATTTTGAAACGTTTTGCCTGGGGACCGATCACTAAGATTCTCGAAGAGCGCAGAGAGAAGATCAAAAGCGACTTTGATGAAGCCGCCGACAATCGCAAGAAATCCGAACAGCTTCTGGCCGACTATGAAGCCAAGCTCAAGGAGATCGATGCCGAGGCCCGCGCCAAGATCCAGGAAGCGGTCAAGGAGGGACAGAAAGTCGCCTCCGAGATCCAGGAGGATGCCCAGCGCAAGGCCAAAGAGCAAATCGAACGCGCCAAGAGTGAGCTCGCCCGGGATGTCGAAAAAGCCCGTGCCCAGCTCAAAGAGGATATGATCGGAATGACCCTGACCGCGGCGGAGAAACTGATTGCCGAGAAGCTGGATGAGCAGAAGCATCGCCAGTTAATTTCCAACTTTATTGACGAAGTGGAGAAGGTTTAG
- the atpE gene encoding ATP synthase F0 subunit C, translating into MDFQTALSFSLPIGLALAAVGSGLGLGRAVGSAMDAMGRQPEAAGKIQTGMIIGAALIEALTIYSLVGFFILSGKIGAH; encoded by the coding sequence ATGGATTTCCAGACTGCATTGTCGTTTTCACTGCCGATCGGCCTGGCTCTGGCCGCTGTCGGTTCAGGTCTCGGCCTTGGCCGTGCCGTAGGTTCCGCTATGGACGCCATGGGTCGTCAGCCGGAAGCTGCCGGCAAAATTCAGACAGGTATGATCATCGGTGCCGCTCTGATCGAGGCGCTGACTATTTATTCGCTGGTCGGCTTCTTCATTCTGTCCGGTAAGATTGGCGCTCATTAA
- the atpB gene encoding F0F1 ATP synthase subunit A, with the protein MIFSNLLTVLASAGGEHAGGMPELPHFIEFLHIHVGGPVVDWMFEYKDVIFGLLVLVFMCVVAMRVYAKRSTMPGPLQNLIEMIVEGFESFFSSILGEKWGRHYTPFLGTLFMYILLMNWFGLIPFGKSATANWATTAPLAIVVFLYVQYTGIRRLGIVKYVDHLMGEPRSVVTWVLVPLNLPIHIIGELAKPLSLSLRLFGNITGEDVLLAAFTGLGVMVLAFMGSPVGIPLQLPFYFLALLTSTIQALVFTLLAAVYFSMMLPHEEHEEH; encoded by the coding sequence ATGATTTTTTCGAATCTGTTGACAGTATTAGCTTCGGCCGGTGGCGAGCATGCCGGCGGGATGCCCGAGCTTCCTCATTTTATCGAATTTCTGCATATCCATGTGGGCGGACCGGTAGTCGACTGGATGTTCGAGTACAAGGACGTGATCTTCGGACTTCTCGTATTGGTTTTCATGTGTGTTGTCGCAATGCGTGTGTACGCCAAACGCTCGACCATGCCGGGACCGTTACAGAACCTGATCGAGATGATCGTCGAAGGCTTCGAGAGTTTCTTCAGCTCGATTCTGGGCGAAAAATGGGGCAGGCATTACACCCCGTTTTTGGGCACCTTGTTCATGTATATCCTGCTGATGAACTGGTTTGGCCTGATACCATTTGGAAAATCCGCTACGGCTAACTGGGCGACAACCGCGCCATTGGCGATAGTGGTTTTTTTGTACGTCCAGTACACCGGTATTCGCAGGCTTGGAATCGTCAAGTACGTAGATCATCTGATGGGCGAACCGCGCTCGGTGGTGACCTGGGTTCTGGTACCGTTGAACCTGCCGATCCATATTATCGGCGAGTTGGCCAAGCCGTTGTCGCTGTCTTTGCGACTTTTCGGTAACATTACCGGCGAGGATGTGCTTCTGGCGGCCTTTACCGGGCTGGGTGTGATGGTGCTGGCGTTTATGGGATCGCCGGTCGGAATTCCGCTACAGTTGCCGTTTTATTTCTTGGCGCTGTTGACGTCGACTATTCAAGCTTTAGTGTTTACACTTTTGGCGGCGGTTTATTTTTCGATGATGTTGCCGCATGAGGAACATGAAGAACATTAA